One segment of Rosa chinensis cultivar Old Blush chromosome 6, RchiOBHm-V2, whole genome shotgun sequence DNA contains the following:
- the LOC112173107 gene encoding BEL1-like homeodomain protein 6 isoform X2 → MATYYTNSNNQKDGTPMLYSREPLTSSYPETPVLPGNMMMYMNSGSYSDALAGSSQQQNNCIEVVSSVGASDSNTQQQDVLSHLGGSRIGEQGFNAWRDSRNEMLVTNPMDGSAAILHGGQNLQGQGLSLSLSSGMQVPSMSYRNPNMGFASFLSPNPSLSSEGRNGTFRDDQPRNVEYLQPSFLGGNADSSKGDLSPYGMSSIARNVPNSKYLKAAQQLLDEVVNVQKALKQHDREKNESTNEHMMKSFKEGDDGSKNELESGESSNPQESASNSSCELSHAEKQELQNKLTKLLSMLDEVDRRYKHYYQQMQIVVSSFDAIAGSGAAKPYTAVALQTISRHFRCLRDAITGQIRATQKSLGEQGTSGSIKGVGITRLRYVDQQLRQQRALQQLGMMQQHAWRPQRGLPESSVSILRAWLFEHFLHPYPKDSDKIMLARQTGLTRSQVSNWFINARVRLWKPMVEEMYKEEAGDAEMDSNSSSENAPQTKKGEKRTLEDGGEDMQPSASSTGTDRCSTGQFMDSKPDHYDVEMAGSTGSASFQNGTRREAEAEFGLVKLRQGERPSMDESSFFTDGMVQSDRSSERFMAAYHMRELGRFGSGSGVSLTLGLQHCDGGNIPISSGTPHSFVAMRDDDLYNAAASSVGSETADFDQQHRFGSSHLLRDFLV, encoded by the exons ATGGCAACTTATTATACTAATTCAAATAATCAAAAGGACGGTACGCCAATGCTCTATTCAAGGGAACCTTTAACTAGTTCATATCCAGAAACACCTGTTCTTCCTGGTAACATGATGATGTATATGAACTCGGGGTCATACTCGGATGCATTAGCTGGGAGTTCTCAGCAGCAAAACAACTGCATTGAAGTCGTTTCCTCAGTGGGGGCTTCGGATTCCAATACACAACAGCAGGATGTCTTATCACATCTTGGTGGCTCACGTATTGGAGAGCAAGGATTCAATGCATGGAGAGATAGTAGAAATGAGATGCTAGTTACGAATCCGATGGATGGTTCTGCAGCTATTCTTCATGGTGGACAGAACTTGCAAGGCCAGGGATTGTCCCTCAGCCTCTCATCAGGAATGCAAGTGCCTTCTATGTCATACCGGAATCCCAATATGGGTTTTGCTTCATTCTTAAGTCCTAATCCATCACTGTCAAGTGAGGGCAGGAATGGCACTTTCAGAGATGACCAGCCAAGAAATGTCGAATATTTGCAACCTAGTTTTCTTGGAGGCAATGCGGATTCAAGTAAAGGGGATTTGTCTCCATATGGGATGTCGAGTATTGCAAGGAACGTTCCCAATTCCAAGTATCTGAAAGCAGCACAACAACTGCTCGATGAAGTTGTCAACGTCCAGAAAGCACTGAAGCAGCATGACAGGGAGAAGAACGAAAGCACAAATGAGCATATGATGAAGAGTTTCAAGGAGGGTGATGATGGTTCAAAGAATGAGCTTGAAAGTGGAGAATCTTCAAACCCCCAAGAGTCCGCCAGTAATTCATCGTGTGAGCTTTCACATGCTGAGAAACAAGAGTTGCAAAACAAGCTGACTAAGCTTCTGTCTATGTTAGATGAG GTTGATAGAAGGTACAAACACTATTATCAGCAGATGCAGATTGTGGTATCATCATTTGATGCGATAGCAGGAAGTGGGGCAGCTAAACCATACACAGCAGTTGCTCTTCAAACTATTTCTCGCCACTTTCGATGTTTACGTGATGCAATCACAGGCCAGATACGAGCAACCCAAAAAAGCCTTGGGGAGCAAGGTACTTCAGGAAGCATTAAAGGGGTTGGAATTACTCGCCTCCGTTACGTGGATCAGCAGCTCAGGCAGCAGAGAGCCCTTCAGCAGCTTGGTATGATGCAACAACATGCATGGAGGCCACAAAGAGGTCTGCCAGAAAGTTCTGTTTCGATTCTGCGAGCATGGCTGTTTGAGCATTTCCTTCATCC CTATCCCAAGGATTCTGATAAGATCATGCTAGCAAGGCAGACTGGCTTGACCAGAAGTCAG GTCTCAAACTGGTTTATAAATGCACGGGTGCGTCTCTGGAAACCCATGGTTGAGGAGATGTACAAAGAAGAGGCTGGTGATGCTGAAATGGACTCTAATTCTTCATCTGAAAATGCACCCCAAACCAAAAAAGGTGAGAAGAGGACCTTGGAAGACGGAGGGGAAGATATGCAGCCTAGTGCAAGTTCCACAGGCACTGATAGATGCAGCACGGGACAATTTATGGACTCCAAACCTGATCATTATGATGTGGAAATGGCTGGATCCACTGGGTCTGCCAGCTTCCAAAATGGGACTCGTCGTGAAGCTGAAGCTGAATTTGGGCTAGTGAAGCTTAG GCAGGGAGAAAGGCCTAGCATGGATGAAAGTAGTTTCTTTACTGATGGAATGGTTCAGTCTGATAGGAGCAGCGAAAGGTTTATGGCTGCATACCACATGCGGGAGTTGGGGAGGTTTGGAAGTGGAAGCGGCGTGTCTCTAACATTGGGGTTGCAGCATTGTGATGGTGGTAACATTCCTATCTCTAGTGGGACTCCTCACAGTTTTGTTGCCATGAGAGATGATGATTTGTACAATGCAGCAGCGTCTTCCGTTGGGTCAGAGACCGCAGATTTCGACCAGCAGCACAGATTTGGTTCCTCCCATCTATTACGCGATTTCTTAGTGTGA
- the LOC112173107 gene encoding BEL1-like homeodomain protein 6 isoform X1 — protein sequence MATYYTNSNNQKDGTPMLYSREPLTSSYPETPVLPGNMMMYMNSGSYSDALAGSSQQQNNCIEVVSSVGASDSNTQQQDVLSHLGGSRIGEQGFNAWRDSRNEMLVTNPMDGSAAILHGGQNLQGQGLSLSLSSGMQVPSMSYRNPNMGFASFLSPNPSLSSEGRNGTFRDDQPRNVEYLQPSFLGGNADSSKGDLSPYGMSSIARNVPNSKYLKAAQQLLDEVVNVQKALKQHDREKNESTNEHMMKSFKEGDDGSKNELESGESSNPQESASNSSCELSHAEKQELQNKLTKLLSMLDEVDRRYKHYYQQMQIVVSSFDAIAGSGAAKPYTAVALQTISRHFRCLRDAITGQIRATQKSLGEQGTSGSIKGVGITRLRYVDQQLRQQRALQQLGMMQQHAWRPQRGLPESSVSILRAWLFEHFLHPYPKDSDKIMLARQTGLTRSQVSNWFINARVRLWKPMVEEMYKEEAGDAEMDSNSSSENAPQTKKGEKRTLEDGGEDMQPSASSTGTDRCSTGQFMDSKPDHYDVEMAGSTGSASFQNGTRREAEAEFGLVKLRQGERPGMDESSFFTDGMVQSDRSSERFMAAYHMRELGRFGSGSGVSLTLGLQHCDGGNIPISSGTPHSFVAMRDDDLYNAAASSVGSETADFDQQHRFGSSHLLRDFVV from the exons ATGGCAACTTATTATACTAATTCAAATAATCAAAAGGACGGTACGCCAATGCTCTATTCAAGGGAACCTTTAACTAGTTCATATCCAGAAACACCTGTTCTTCCTGGTAACATGATGATGTATATGAACTCGGGGTCATACTCGGATGCATTAGCTGGGAGTTCTCAGCAGCAAAACAACTGCATTGAAGTCGTTTCCTCAGTGGGGGCTTCGGATTCCAATACACAACAGCAGGATGTCTTATCACATCTTGGTGGCTCACGTATTGGAGAGCAAGGATTCAATGCATGGAGAGATAGTAGAAATGAGATGCTAGTTACGAATCCGATGGATGGTTCTGCAGCTATTCTTCATGGTGGACAGAACTTGCAAGGCCAGGGATTGTCCCTCAGCCTCTCATCAGGAATGCAAGTGCCTTCTATGTCATACCGGAATCCCAATATGGGTTTTGCTTCATTCTTAAGTCCTAATCCATCACTGTCAAGTGAGGGCAGGAATGGCACTTTCAGAGATGACCAGCCAAGAAATGTCGAATATTTGCAACCTAGTTTTCTTGGAGGCAATGCGGATTCAAGTAAAGGGGATTTGTCTCCATATGGGATGTCGAGTATTGCAAGGAACGTTCCCAATTCCAAGTATCTGAAAGCAGCACAACAACTGCTCGATGAAGTTGTCAACGTCCAGAAAGCACTGAAGCAGCATGACAGGGAGAAGAACGAAAGCACAAATGAGCATATGATGAAGAGTTTCAAGGAGGGTGATGATGGTTCAAAGAATGAGCTTGAAAGTGGAGAATCTTCAAACCCCCAAGAGTCCGCCAGTAATTCATCGTGTGAGCTTTCACATGCTGAGAAACAAGAGTTGCAAAACAAGCTGACTAAGCTTCTGTCTATGTTAGATGAG GTTGATAGAAGGTACAAACACTATTATCAGCAGATGCAGATTGTGGTATCATCATTTGATGCGATAGCAGGAAGTGGGGCAGCTAAACCATACACAGCAGTTGCTCTTCAAACTATTTCTCGCCACTTTCGATGTTTACGTGATGCAATCACAGGCCAGATACGAGCAACCCAAAAAAGCCTTGGGGAGCAAGGTACTTCAGGAAGCATTAAAGGGGTTGGAATTACTCGCCTCCGTTACGTGGATCAGCAGCTCAGGCAGCAGAGAGCCCTTCAGCAGCTTGGTATGATGCAACAACATGCATGGAGGCCACAAAGAGGTCTGCCAGAAAGTTCTGTTTCGATTCTGCGAGCATGGCTGTTTGAGCATTTCCTTCATCC CTATCCCAAGGATTCTGATAAGATCATGCTAGCAAGGCAGACTGGCTTGACCAGAAGTCAG GTCTCAAACTGGTTTATAAATGCACGGGTGCGTCTCTGGAAACCCATGGTTGAGGAGATGTACAAAGAAGAGGCTGGTGATGCTGAAATGGACTCTAATTCTTCATCTGAAAATGCACCCCAAACCAAAAAAGGTGAGAAGAGGACCTTGGAAGACGGAGGGGAAGATATGCAGCCTAGTGCAAGTTCCACAGGCACTGATAGATGCAGCACGGGACAATTTATGGACTCCAAACCTGATCATTATGATGTGGAAATGGCTGGATCCACTGGGTCTGCCAGCTTCCAAAATGGGACTCGTCGTGAAGCTGAAGCTGAATTTGGGCTAGTGAAGCTTAGGCAAGGAGAAAGGCCTGGCATGGATGAAAGTAGTTTCTTTACTGATGGAATGGTTCAGTCTGATAGGAGCAGCGAAAGGTTTATGGCTGCATACCACATGCGGGAGTTGGGGAGGTTTGGAAGTGGAAGCGGCGTGTCTCTAACATTGGGGTTGCAGCATTGTGATGGTGGTAACATTCCTATCTCTAGTGGGACTCCTCACAGTTTTGTTGCCATGAGAGATGATGATTTGTACAATGCAGCAGCGTCTTCCGTTGGGTCAGAGACCGCAGATTTCGACCAGCAGCACAGATTTGGTTCCTCCCATCTATTACGCGATTTCGTAGTGTGA